In a single window of the Renibacterium salmoninarum ATCC 33209 genome:
- the rpsD gene encoding 30S ribosomal protein S4 produces the protein MANNTRARRTVRISRALGIALTPKAAKYLERRPYGPGEHGRARKKQDSDYAVRLREKQRLRAQYGIREAQMTRVFEEARRTKGLTGENLVELLEMRLDALVLRAGFARTIAQARQLVVHRHIMVDGARVDRPSFRVGEGQLIHVHPRSEVMAPLQVAAAGAHRDVLPAVPGYLDVKLEGLQARLVRRPKRTEVPVTCEEQLVVEFYAR, from the coding sequence GTGGCTAACAACACACGTGCCCGCCGGACGGTTCGCATCTCGCGCGCCCTCGGCATTGCTTTGACTCCTAAGGCCGCCAAGTACCTCGAGCGCCGTCCGTACGGCCCGGGCGAGCATGGTCGTGCCCGTAAGAAGCAGGACTCCGACTACGCCGTTCGTCTGCGCGAAAAGCAGCGTTTGCGCGCTCAGTATGGCATCCGCGAAGCTCAGATGACTCGCGTCTTCGAAGAAGCTCGTCGCACCAAGGGCCTGACCGGTGAGAACTTGGTTGAGCTGTTGGAAATGCGTTTGGACGCTTTGGTTTTGCGTGCGGGCTTCGCTCGTACCATCGCCCAGGCTCGCCAGCTTGTTGTGCACCGTCACATCATGGTTGATGGCGCCCGCGTCGATCGTCCGTCATTCCGAGTTGGCGAGGGCCAGCTCATCCACGTGCACCCGCGCAGCGAAGTTATGGCTCCGCTTCAGGTTGCCGCTGCTGGCGCGCACCGGGACGTGCTGCCTGCTGTTCCGGGTTACCTGGACGTGAAGTTGGAAGGCCTCCAGGCTCGCTTGGTTCGCCGTCCGAAGCGTACTGAAGTTCCCGTGACCTGCGAAGAGCAGCTCGTGGTGGAATTCTACGCACGCTAA
- a CDS encoding DUF948 domain-containing protein — MSGGDIAGLIAAGVFAILVAIIAVPVFKLGKVFDELSGTIRSISEGTTPLIDEVTATVSTTNEQLKKVDGMTSNVSDATANISALSSLIAATVGSPLIKVAAFSYGVRQAFAERKSSSTRGASHGKRSR; from the coding sequence ATGTCAGGTGGCGACATCGCCGGACTCATTGCGGCGGGAGTGTTCGCAATTCTGGTAGCGATCATCGCTGTTCCGGTGTTTAAGCTCGGCAAGGTATTTGACGAGTTATCCGGCACGATTCGATCGATCAGCGAAGGTACGACGCCGTTGATCGATGAGGTCACGGCTACCGTGAGCACCACGAACGAGCAGTTAAAAAAGGTCGATGGAATGACCTCAAACGTCTCCGATGCGACAGCCAACATCTCGGCTTTGTCGTCGCTAATCGCCGCTACCGTGGGTTCGCCGCTGATCAAAGTTGCAGCCTTTTCCTATGGTGTGAGGCAAGCGTTCGCGGAGCGTAAAAGTTCCAGCACTCGAGGCGCTAGCCACGGCAAACGTAGTCGTTGA